Genomic segment of Notolabrus celidotus isolate fNotCel1 chromosome 1, fNotCel1.pri, whole genome shotgun sequence:
cctgtcaatcaagttagctgtacctcttattggaagactcgtaatctcaatatctttgaaattaccaatttagaaaaaaattcaccctccctatagtgtgtgctgatcgagaaatgagctatcaagactacactcgtcttttgtaccaggctgtaaacatgtttatttctgctgtaaagatcgtcttgtttgaattggtgtgtatgtggtttccggtacttccggagccagcctcaagcggatcctcgatgaactgcagtttttagcacttccgcactggactcgtatttttagaccggaggttgccacttggttggcATCCACAACATCAACCTGCCACTGAAGCAGCTGATAAAAATGAATCCAAACTTTGGATTTTTGTATTGTGACATGTCAAAAACCTTTATATAGgagtgctggtggcctagcagtctaagcgccccccacatacagaggctacagtcctcgtcgcagcgggttgctggttcaacttccggccgtgaccatttgctgcatgtcttcccccactctctactccacacatttcctgtctctattcagctgtcctatcaaataaaggcaaataaaggcaaaaatgccccccccccccccacatctATATAAAAGACTGCTGCATGCTGTGTGTCACCAACCACAGAGTAAGTATGTTTATTTAGCAGCTAGGTTTTGGATAGTTCTTTGTTGTTAAGGAAAAGTTAAAGTCtcgaaaataaaaaataagttgaacTAGACAAGGTTAGAGAACTGTATATTCTCTGTGGGTTTCACAATtaactgtttttaatatttcccCATTGTTACTTGAGCCCCATTATTATTTCCCCATTGTTACTTTAATTAAGGGTTTGAACTCATCAGAATGATAACATAAATGTGCCTGAGATGACGTGTATATTAAAATAACTGAAAGTAATACAAAGACATCTGTTGTGGATGTTTGTTCTTTGTTCAAAGATGCTGATAACTAAAGACGGACACAAACCTTGATCTTTGTGAGGATTCTTGACAATAacttctctgctctcctcctcggCACTGCGTCTCTTTTTTGCTTTACGAGTCTCTTCAGGCCGTTCGGCTTCAATGGGAGGACTTCTGctgtctctttcattccttttccctttctccctctctcgaTCCTTCTCTCGATCCTTCTCTTTGTGCTTCTTGGATTTCTTTTTGAACTTCTTGGTGGTGCTGCTGGATGAGGGAGGGTTGCTGATAACAGTGGAGGTAACTGTTAGTGACGtgacagtagtagtagtagtagtaggaggaggaggaggaggtggaggagggagaggggggctGGGTGAGGCAGCTGGTCTGgggacagggacaggaacaggGTGTCGGTAGCGGTCCTGCGGGGTCCTGTCAGAGGGGAAAGGGCTGGGTGAAGggtctctgcaggaggagctctGGTCCGTTGGCAGGTCCTGGGTGCCGCAGCCTTCCGGGGTGCTGGGTGAGTTGGAGTGGGAAGCTGGGCTGGGCTGCTGGTGAGAGGGGGCAGGAGGGTGGGACGAGATGGGGAGATGGGTGGGAGGGCCTGAAGTGATGATGGAGGGAAGGGACGAGCGTTTCGAGTTGGGGCTGCCCTCGTCCTCCCGGcgctctgaggaggaggatgaagatgcgGCTGGCCCTCTGTTACTGAGGTGGGAGATGCGGGCTTTCTTGGGGGCCAATGGGTCAACGAAGTCAAAGTCTGGTGGGCGCTTCTGGAGGAAACAACAAGAATTTAGCTTCAAAAAGACATACATCCAGTCATGCGTGTGTGTTCTTGAGTTTTTGATGAGATACCTGGGGGGATGTGGGGACACTGTCTTTGGGAGAACTGCTTGATGGAGTCTCAGTAGGAAGCCCCAATTTGCtgtaaagaaaggaaaggagcgGTGAAGAGCGGGATTCAGTGAAAGAGAAAATTCAACCATTAATACGATGTTCCCTTTAAATCAGAGCTCATGTACCACAAAAGTGAAGCTCCTTTAAACTTAGAGTAACTGAAACTGGTCATATAACTTTGTTTACAATCCACAGGGCATCTTAAACAGTTTACAGTACTTCACTGTTAATGTTGATACAATCAGTATGAACTAAAATCTCAGTTATCAATCGCTATATCTGTGTACCCTCTCTGTATTTATATGAGGTAGACTAAAGGGCAGTTGCAACTTCAAATATGATGCCACAACAAATGGCAGCCAAATGTTTAGAACAAACAATGAATTATGTAGGAGGTAATTTCGTTTTACATATgaatctctttattttttaacaccCTACCAAGGTCCAAggtacaaaatatatatttcctgtaaaaacaacaataactgtGTTCACCCAACTGCAATTGTTAGAATGCAAAGTGTTATCTTATTCCTCAAACTGAATCATTAAGTAATCACTCCTTGCAAAGACAACTTAAAAGGAGGAACAGACTCCAGGGCGACTTAATGTAGCACTTTAAAGTAGTACTCAAACCTAAGTGGAGATAAACACCAtaaaatatttttccttttcttcagttggaacatttttttaattccgAGTAAATAAAAAGCCAAATGGGTCATTTCAGTACCGAGCCAGGATCCGGTCCACCTGAGTCTTCTCATCCTCAGAGTAGCCAGGCCAGTCCCGGTGGACATCACGGTATATGAAATCCTTCAAAGAGTATGTGTTGTCTTTGGGGTTCAGGCTTGCCACCTGTATTAtgtacagacacagacacacagacacacagacacacaagttTGAAGATAAGTTTAACTCTTTCTACATTTGAAACCTGTACAGAAACTCACACTTCCTGTGCTGGTCTTGTTTCTGTGCATGTGAATGTTTAGCAGTTATGTGGTTTTGTTTCAAGTCAAGGGGAATCAATGAAGTGTGAACCAGGTCTCCTCAGACAGATTTGTGTGCACTGATCTCATGTTAAGACGGGTATAGAATTTGGAAATCTAATAAAACACTTGATGAACAAAAACTTGCTAGGAAATACCCAAATATCAGTGTTTTAAATTATCTTCTGTATAAAACTTTGTCTTTATGAATTTCATATTCATTTGAAGTGGCTGCCTAAACACTGACAGGGCttcatcaatttaaaaaaaagctacaaaaaacaagaccctGACAGTACCTGTTGCAGGGTGGTCCCCAATGAGTTTCGGTCCTTCTGATTGATACCGTCCCGCTGCAAGCGGGCAAGTACCTCCAGCTTCTTGTAGGACCTCAGTGCCAGCAGGTGGATGATGCGGTCCCGGAAAGGCCGCTGGGACACAGGGTTATTGGAAAGGCACTTACGAATAGTGTTGGCTGGGTTGATGGGTGTAGAGCGTTTGCGCTCCGGGACCACATCAGGGGCTGCTGATAATGCTGGCTTGCGGATATGCACTTGCTTTCCTAGAtacaggagggaaaaaaaacgaTATTAAAAGCTGCTCACCTCTGAAGGGAAATTCATCCCCACACATTTTTAGATTGTCACATATTAACTTGGCAGCACTGCAGAATCTCATCTCCAACTCATTTGCAGGGAGGGATCATATGGACATACAAACATCACCTATCCAGAGACGATGCTCCTTTGCCATTGCTTTCAGATAGCAACAAACACTGCGTGCCGAAAAAGAGGACAATTCTATATTATATGTATTAGGGAAATTGAAAAAGCTTAAAAATGCCTTATCTTGAAAGAACCTTGGGAGCAGGATCCACCAGATTACATTGGGTGAAAttatattttctcatttctcaATTCGAATatcttaaaaggaaaaaaaatccctgtttttatttcaatacGTTTTTGAAGCTAAGTGGTTGAAACTTTGATGCTCAGAGAGCAAGAAGAGAGCAGAACTAAACTATACAGTTCACTGGACTGCAGCTCTATATCAGCTAAGACTAGTTTGTTAAAGTGACTTGACATCAAGTTTAAAACACGAGACACCTCTGGTCTCTGTTGCTGAGCCATTTTCCTATACAGCTTCATGACCATTATGAAATTTCAAAGCTCTTTAAACGATTAAGgttagagagaggaagagaaaagaaaaactcctcccctcccttcaagtcaaaaagcagaaataaggAGCAATGGGAGGTGTTACGAGACAGACTTGGGGGGAGGGTTGTCTAACAGGCTAATAGCATTTTGCTGCAGGTGAAAGGTTATGTTACAGTGTCTTCCTACAGGAATAATTATTCTGTACATAGGGAAGTTATAGAAAACACAAGTAAAAGGAACCTACTCAAATTACCCCTTTAATTCAAAATGACAAGAGTTGAGCATATGTCAACAAAACATGAAGTCTGCAGCTTATGGTAAAAACACTAGTTTGAGACGGTTACCTTAAATTAACAGCCTGtgaaaagaagaagctgaaggcCCCTTTTGCATTAGTAAATAGGGTGCTAACTCCAAACCAGCTGCTACAGGCTCCTGTCCCACCCCTTTTACTTTGCTACCTCTCTCGTTTCCCAGTTTCTATCTGGGCCACTTTGATGCAAATTCCTCCCCTGGGCCCAGATAAACAGACCTGAGGAAGTTTTAACTTGCACAGGAATTTAATGGACCGAAAGAGATTTCTCATAAAGGTTGAGTGTAGAAATCTTAGGCAAggatttatttctaaaaatCTATTTCTTACCATATAGCTCAACTTGGATTAAGCCACAGATAAAAAGTGACAGCTCTACAGCTGAAGAAAAAATGACTTGCAGGAGTTTCAAAacgcacatttaaaaaaataaaatcctgtGTCCAATGAAGTCTACCTCATACTACAGTAAACACTCTGATATATGGAGGTTGAACCATTTGAAGAACTGttcaaaaatacaaagaaagcaggatgatcTATCATGAATTATCTTTAAcaggtttctgtgttttttgagTTATGAAAATAAATCTTTTATTGCTTCCTTTTCTATTTCCTTACCGATAGTTCAGTCGACAGTATCAGATAAACCCGGGACATTTATGAGGAGGAACAAATAcagacatctgtcacctgtctCTA
This window contains:
- the ell2 gene encoding RNA polymerase II elongation factor ELL2 isoform X2 → MLQPQRDDGGGLVKMAALSEDGRYGLNCGPESADRVTILHVKLTETAVRAIESHQNCMNVSSLRPTIQFKGLQGRIKIPKTDSSPDNFHNFDFYLSNVGKDNPQGSFDCIHQYVSSSGASHLALLATVQDKVTVCATNDSYQVTRERMTQAVEDTRERGTKVIKPGGQYRGKQVHIRKPALSAAPDVVPERKRSTPINPANTIRKCLSNNPVSQRPFRDRIIHLLALRSYKKLEVLARLQRDGINQKDRNSLGTTLQQVASLNPKDNTYSLKDFIYRDVHRDWPGYSEDEKTQVDRILARKLGLPTETPSSSSPKDSVPTSPQKRPPDFDFVDPLAPKKARISHLSNRGPAASSSSSSERREDEGSPNSKRSSLPSIITSGPPTHLPISSHPPAPSHQQPSPASHSNSPSTPEGCGTQDLPTDQSSSCRDPSPSPFPSDRTPQDRYRHPVPVPVPRPAASPSPPLPPPPPPPPPTTTTTTVTSLTVTSTVISNPPSSSSTTKKFKKKSKKHKEKDREKDREREKGKRNERDSRSPPIEAERPEETRKAKKRRSAEEESREVIVKNPHKDQDSSDKEKPVQSTEFSSTIEMPDYIVKYMPLGSMDQRQSYKDDFNAEYDEYRLLHARVENINRRFTQLDSQCRKLAPGTKEYQKVQEEVLKEYKKMKQRCPNYHEEKQRCEYLHNKLAHIKRLIADFDQRRAQAWC
- the ell2 gene encoding RNA polymerase II elongation factor ELL2 isoform X1, coding for MLQPQRDDGGGLVKMAALSEDGRYGLNCGPESADRVTILHVKLTETAVRAIESHQNCMNVSSLRPTIQFKGLQGRIKIPKTDSSPDNFHNFDFYLSNVGKDNPQGSFDCIHQYVSSSGASHLALLATVQDKVTVCATNDSYQVTRERMTQAVEDTRERGTKVIKPGGQYRGKQVHIRKPALSAAPDVVPERKRSTPINPANTIRKCLSNNPVSQRPFRDRIIHLLALRSYKKLEVLARLQRDGINQKDRNSLGTTLQQVASLNPKDNTYSLKDFIYRDVHRDWPGYSEDEKTQVDRILARKLGLPTETPSSSSPKDSVPTSPQRPPDFDFVDPLAPKKARISHLSNRGPAASSSSSSERREDEGSPNSKRSSLPSIITSGPPTHLPISSHPPAPSHQQPSPASHSNSPSTPEGCGTQDLPTDQSSSCRDPSPSPFPSDRTPQDRYRHPVPVPVPRPAASPSPPLPPPPPPPPPTTTTTTVTSLTVTSTVISNPPSSSSTTKKFKKKSKKHKEKDREKDREREKGKRNERDSRSPPIEAERPEETRKAKKRRSAEEESREVIVKNPHKDQDSSDKEKPVQSTEFSSTIEMPDYIVKYMPLGSMDQRQSYKDDFNAEYDEYRLLHARVENINRRFTQLDSQCRKLAPGTKEYQKVQEEVLKEYKKMKQRCPNYHEEKQRCEYLHNKLAHIKRLIADFDQRRAQAWC